DNA sequence from the Sporichthyaceae bacterium genome:
GTACGGCTGGAAGAGGGCCTGGCGCACGATCCGGACGGCGAACTTCGTCTCGCTGCTGGCCTCCGGCGTCCTGTACTACTTCTCAGTCGCCGACGTGAAGGGATTCGCGTTCACCCTGGGTATGGCCACGATCATCGACGTCATCGTGATCACCCTGTTCACCAAGCCGCTGGTCACGCTGGTCATGCGCCGGCCGTACTTCGCGAAGGGTCGGAAGTACTCCGGCGTCGGCCCGGAGAGCCTCGGCAAGCGGCGCGCCCCGCTGCGTGCGTCCACCCCGAAGGAGGCCTGAGATGTCGAAGCTCGCCGATCTCGGTGCACGGCTTCAGACGGGGGAGACCTCGGTCGACATCGTCGGCAACCGCAAGCGGTTCTTCCTGGCCAGTATCGCGTTGGTCCTGATCTCGATGCTGGGGCTCGGCGTGCGGCACCTGAACCTGGGCGTCGAGTTCGAGGGCGGCGCGGTCTTCCAGTTCAAGGACGCCGCGATCTCGGTGTCCGACGCCCGCGACGCGGTCAGTGGCGTCGGCATCAAGGACCCGGTCGCCCAGCGCGTCGGCACCAACGGCATCAGCGTGACGACCGGCAAGCTCGAGCCAGGGCAGGTCGACGACGTCCGCAACGCACTGTCGAAGAAGGCCGGGGTCCCGGTCGACGAGATCACCGACCAAGTCGTCGGCGCTAGCTGGGGCTCGGACGTGTCCAGCAAAGCCCTCGAGAGCCTGATCATCTTCCTGGTGCTCCTGAGCGTCTACCTGGCCGTCGTCTTCGAGTGGAAGCTGGCGCTCGGCGCGCTGGTCGCACTGATCCACGACGTCGCGATAACCACCGGCATCTACGCGATCGTCGGCTTCGAGGTCAGCCCGGCCACGGTCATCGGTCTGCTGACGATCCTCGGTTACTCGCTCTACGACACCGTCGTCGTCTACGACAAGTTGCGGGAGAACACCGCGACGCTGAACACCAGCAACCGATACACCTACAGCGGGGCGGCCAACCTGGCCATCAACCAGACCCTGGTCCGGTCGATCAACACCTCGCTGATCGCGCTGCTGCCGGTCGGGGGCATGCTGTTCATCGGCGCCGGCCTGCTCGGCGCCG
Encoded proteins:
- the secF gene encoding protein translocase subunit SecF — its product is MSKLADLGARLQTGETSVDIVGNRKRFFLASIALVLISMLGLGVRHLNLGVEFEGGAVFQFKDAAISVSDARDAVSGVGIKDPVAQRVGTNGISVTTGKLEPGQVDDVRNALSKKAGVPVDEITDQVVGASWGSDVSSKALESLIIFLVLLSVYLAVVFEWKLALGALVALIHDVAITTGIYAIVGFEVSPATVIGLLTILGYSLYDTVVVYDKLRENTATLNTSNRYTYSGAANLAINQTLVRSINTSLIALLPVGGMLFIGAGLLGAGVLKDLSLVLFVGMAIGAYSSIFIATPLVATLKEREPDMQALAKRVAQRQAAARR